The genomic interval TCATTTCTTAAAAatgcaaggaaaaaaaactgcattctATGTAGTAAATAGTACACAGCATGTAGTTTCAGAGGCAATGTATGTGACAAAATggtacataaaagaaaaagggaaaggcctgctgcatatacacacaaagttGTCACACCATTTTAActttatgaaaaataacaataagtATGATGAGTCAAAAATATATGAAACATATATAAAAAGACAATTAGTGCTTTGTCAAACAGGTACGTTTTACATTTAAAGGTGTGTGGTACTCCGAGTCTTTTCAGAAGTAGTGTCTATCTGCGCACTTGATGCCGCCTCACTGGCTGAATTTTGTAAAGTGTCTCTGGAGTTCGTCTCTTCATCTGCTGGTGCCGTGGCAGCATCCTCCGGCTCGCTCTCATCTTCCACACCTTCTGCGCTACATTCTGATTCCTCGCTGTCACTCCCACAGGAGCTCGACATCTCATCTTCAGAGTCGGAATAAACCTCAGCCCCATGGAAGATGTAACGATTTGGTGCTTGGAAAAGGTACTGGCCCGCTGCGAGAACAACATAGAATCTGTCAAGCTGGTTTTGTGCATTTATGTCCTGCCTGCTTAgtgtttttagcttttttttaaatattcagatGAGCAAACACTGAGAAAAGGTTTAGTTAGTCAACTAAGCAGCACTGCTGTCATCGCTGTGATCCAAGGCTTACCTTCAAGCCGTTTGCTGATTGGACTTCTGTTGACACGACTCACCCAGCATCGTTTACGAATTTCAAGGCTGGATGTCTGGCTTTTAAATTCCGATGCTTCATCTTTTGGCGTGTCCTCTGCTGGAGACTCGGCCGTCTCCTCGCTTGGACAAGGCTTCAAAGGTGTAACATTATTATCAGCTGTCTCTGTGACATTCAGACTTTCAGTGTCCCCTGAAGTCTTGTTTATGGAGTCTGTTTGGTGCTGCTTCTGCACCTCAGGAGCCGCATCGCTGGGAGCAGACAAGGCCTTGCTTGGTGGCTGTTCTGGTAACCGAGGGGGTTTCTCTGTGATCTCAGTGAGTCTTCGAGTGTTGTAGCAGAGCTGTTCAAAGTCTCCGCCCATTCGGTGACAGAGCTCGTTGATAATGCCGTCACAATCCCCGAGTAACTCCACATCAAAGTTTAAATGAGGCAGCGGCTCCCTGTTGATCAGGACCTGAGGCACTTCATGAGGAATGgagtctgaataaaaacaagagaaaacaggGTTTTGTCGTGTGTTTGGGATTAATTCAAACACAACAAAGCTCTTACAGAGACCAGAAATACATTCATCTGAGTAAAACATACTTGGGATAAGCGCAACTGGTCGGACTTTAAGCGATGAGCCGATAACAATCAAGAGGTCCACCTCATCTTTATCCTGCTTCATGGCTCTGTGGAACATTTCTGGAAGATTTTCTCCAAAAAAGACAATGTCAGGCTTCATGATTGCCAGAGGAATATCCGGACACCGTGGACAGCGAGGGACAACCTGCAggaaaaattcattttattaaaagtacAACATACTGTGCAAAGGAAATCAATGCCACtcattttgattgtttttccaTGTCTATAACAGGTATAATAATAACTTGTGTTCTCAAAGTGGGTTACCATACCAGCCTAACCAACTCACCCTATTATCCACCAACTGTACTTTGATAAATGGTGCAACATCTCTGAGAAGCCAAGTTAATTCAAAGttgtttaatagtttttaaacCAGTGCAGAGACTTTCTGCTGTTTCCCCATGTCACATTTCAAAGCATGATTCTGATATTAAAGAACTACAACCAAAACATATTCAAATGGCATCAAGGGCATCACAACAGGTAAATAACATATCAATAATTtcaattttgattaaaataCACACAGCAAGCCTTATTTAAAGTATGTCACTAAGGGTGGATGCAatgattaaaacacattttcaatacTAGTCTACAAATCCCTGGTAATGCCGATGCTTATTTTTACAAAGTCTGAACTTAAGTATGTTTGGACACTACTGATGGGATCATCCAACCTCTTACAGAAGTAGACTCACAAAACTGACTAAAAGCTGCATTTCCCAGCCATTTTTCCAGGCCTcagtaaaaaatatttgcaatgGAAAGAGTCAAGTTGTTTCTAACTTTTTTATCCCTTGAAATTGAAAGCAAATGCACACAGATGAGCCTGAAAGGCTCTGCTGGATTCTTCAAAGCAAACTACCAGTTTCAGAGAGGACTTTCATAAAACAGCATGAAATCACATGCTAGTTATTGGAAAGATTTTTACATGAACAATCCAAAGATTAAGCAGGTATTATCAAGCTATTTAACAAGATTATAgagcagttgtttttttttttttttattcacctgTATGTTAGTTTAATGATATGATATCTAGTAATGCCTGCAAATGATTTAATCTGGATCAAACTGGAATGAATACCTGATTGAAAATGTCTTCCCTTATAGCGTCACAATCCACCTTGTGTTTACAAACAAGACACGAAGCAGTTGCAAATGACCctgtaaaaaattttaaaaagataattatGGCTTTGCACAACCAGAAGGACATAACTAGacatagataaataaattagttgtCTTACTTACCGTGACACTGGATAATTCGCTGAACTCCAGCCACTTGTTCTAAGGTATCAATGTTTTGTGTGTAATTGCGTAGCAGCTTCCCTTTCTTATCCAGCATGGATATAAATCTGTGACAGGGTGAAGGTTGGAACTGACCAGGGTAGATCTCCTGAAACAAAGACGGCAGATTAGCATTCATAGGGAAAAAGAAGTAAATCCTTTTGCTTTTATAGTAAAAGCCATAAGACTGGAGATGAGCAATGATTTGTCAAGGTATCAAAAAGTTCACAACCAGGAACTTTTTAGTGAATCTCATGTTAAATTCAACCTTAGCACAAATAAAGAATTTGTGCctctaaaaaacacaaacataaaaagagatAGTAAACTTCaaattgttttaatgcacatatgTACCTGTTGcacagacattaaaaaacatcatttgTGGTCAACAAATTATATATGTACTACCACTAAAAAATGAATATTCATTAATATGAATTCCCTTTAAATATTCTCCCCCATCCCAAAATATGATCAAAACCCcatcatttaataaaatctcCAAGCAGATTTAAGTGTATGGCTGCTTCTATATGAATGCACAAAATCAATACTATGAAAAAGTAGGAACAAGAAACCTAGTACACAAGAACATCAGCTGGTGGAAATCAAAGTTTTatgaaactaaatgtaaaatagCAATCAGCTACCATGAAATTAAACTAACCTTAGCGAACTTGAAAAAGGGTCTAGGGTCCCGTCTGAAGTATTCAATGTCAAACATGGATTGGGGATCAGGAAGGTCAGGAAAATCTACAGCAAGTCGTGCATAAATTCCATCTCTAGAGCGGAAGTCTGGTATTCCACATGAAACTGAAACCTacaaaaacaaggaaacaaaagaaaaaggattagATGCAAGTCAATAATAGTTCTTCAGATAACGTGCATGATTATTAAGAATAGTGCCAGTGTACAGTAAAACTTTAAATGCATACCCCAGCACCGGTTAGCACAAGCACTCTTCTGCTTTCCCCAAGTAGCCGCACCACGTCTTCTAAGGTGTTAACATCCTTCCGCTTCTTTCTTTTAGGAGGTTCTGATATATTGATAATAATCTGCCACAATGTCATGTCATCTAAATCTGGTGGGAGTATAGTCTCAGGAAGCAGATCCCTCAGAATGGCCCTTGGATCAGTCTCTCGGATGTGTTGCTGGAGGAAACTATAGGAACCTGAGCAGGAACACAACAAATCAGCtcattacttgtttttaaaaaaaatacacatgcaGTTAAAACCTGAAACCATTGTGttgattaaaggaaaaaaaagctagaTGATTGTAAACAAATGCTGCAGAAATAGTTTGGCAAAAATCCGCTAACTTCTCCCAGTTACCTATTTGCGGTTGAGGAGTCCAGTCACTGGAACTTGCATGTGAGGATCTGTCATCTTCCTCATTGATGTGTTCTGGAGTGACAGCAAGACCGTTGGAAGGGAGATCTTCATGTCGAAGAAAATCTGAGCAACGACAGAGAGATAAAGAGAATTTACAAAAGGACAAGTTCACCTACTTATCAGTTGTGACCACCTCAAATTGCAATTATTATCAGTTGCAACAACTATTCATGATAGCAACAGCCTCAATGTGGTAAAGCGGACTTCACTTACAGTGTTTAACATGTGACCACTGAAAATCCATGTCTGGTTTCAGATTGTACCAGGGTACGGAATTTGACGTTACACCAGCTAACTAAGCTAAGTTTATTACCAAGTTTAGTTCTGTTAAAGTTATGTCGTCAAGTCAGCACGGGCCGTGCCGTTGacagttttctgtcttttaagcACCAACCAAATAGAACTTGGACGAAACTTGGTTGTCCCACACAGAAGTACACAACTATTTCGCAGCTATCTCGCCGGTCGGTTGGTAAAACAACCACTGCACCCACTGTAAGTGATGTAAATTACATATGGCTTTGTTAAACGGCCAACTCGTCATACCTGGACTCTCTTCTGTTGCATCGAAGACAGTGATGTCGCTTAGCTTCCCAAATGGTTTATGCGGCTCAGAGACCAACAGTCCCAATCCATTGTTGTCTCCGCCTCGCGCTGCTGGGGCCTGCTCTACCGCCATCACCGGCTTTGCTTCCTTCTCTGCTGGCTGCGCACAATTCACCGCGGCCTCCCAACTCTCCGTGGCCGCAGAGACGCACGAGAACTGGTCTACCTCAATGGATTTAAATCCATAGTTTGCCGCTGGACTAATTTTTGACCGTTTCGCGGCAGGTTCTTCCATGTCGGAGGCGCCTGCTAAGGCCGTTCCAAGACTGTTCTCTTCGTCCGCCATCTTCAGCCCACAGAGCCGCTAAGG from Melanotaenia boesemani isolate fMelBoe1 chromosome 16, fMelBoe1.pri, whole genome shotgun sequence carries:
- the sirt1 gene encoding NAD-dependent protein deacetylase sirtuin-1, whose product is MADEENSLGTALAGASDMEEPAAKRSKISPAANYGFKSIEVDQFSCVSAATESWEAAVNCAQPAEKEAKPVMAVEQAPAARGGDNNGLGLLVSEPHKPFGKLSDITVFDATEESPDFLRHEDLPSNGLAVTPEHINEEDDRSSHASSSDWTPQPQIGSYSFLQQHIRETDPRAILRDLLPETILPPDLDDMTLWQIIINISEPPKRKKRKDVNTLEDVVRLLGESRRVLVLTGAGVSVSCGIPDFRSRDGIYARLAVDFPDLPDPQSMFDIEYFRRDPRPFFKFAKEIYPGQFQPSPCHRFISMLDKKGKLLRNYTQNIDTLEQVAGVQRIIQCHGSFATASCLVCKHKVDCDAIREDIFNQVVPRCPRCPDIPLAIMKPDIVFFGENLPEMFHRAMKQDKDEVDLLIVIGSSLKVRPVALIPNSIPHEVPQVLINREPLPHLNFDVELLGDCDGIINELCHRMGGDFEQLCYNTRRLTEITEKPPRLPEQPPSKALSAPSDAAPEVQKQHQTDSINKTSGDTESLNVTETADNNVTPLKPCPSEETAESPAEDTPKDEASEFKSQTSSLEIRKRCWVSRVNRSPISKRLEAGQYLFQAPNRYIFHGAEVYSDSEDEMSSSCGSDSEESECSAEGVEDESEPEDAATAPADEETNSRDTLQNSASEAASSAQIDTTSEKTRSTTHL